The sequence TATTGTTAAGGAGCCTAATTAACGGGCCCAGAGTAGTTTAGAGAGCAGCCCAAAGTTGAAAGGCATAGAAAATGCAGGAGCCCAGCTTGAATTGGAGTTAAGTAAGCCCAAGCCCAACCATAACACCTCAGTTAAGGGCAAGAAAGTCCTTACATGATTAAGGGCATCTCAGGATACTTTTGTGAGCGCCGTTGGAGAAGCTAAAACAGAAAAATATCCTTTGCCTATCATCTCCCACGATTAGGTCCCCCATAAGGTAGTTGCAAGCCGAAGGAACAATGGAGGACAACAGTCGAGAATTACTACTAAGCTTCAGTTCACAACCATGCAGCTACCAGAGATGGGCTATCAATTTCGAGGGAGTGGTAGTCGAGATTCCGGAGGTTGTGCTCGCTGAAATCTGAGCGAACCTAACCCGAGTCATGGGGTGGTTCAACGAGAAGATCAAGAAGGCatggaaatttatttttccgctgacGGAGGTGAGTGCAAGGGAAGGTGGACTGCCATTGTCGAATCCAGCGTGGGTAACGGTGAAGAACCCATGGTGGCATTTTCTAATGGATGTACCGACAGCAGAGAGGGACCGATGCCTGGTTTGGGAATCTCTACCTCAAATCTCACTGGTGCCTATTTTGTACGAGGTGAATCCAAGGGAGTGCCTGTCCAAGCGGAGGATGTTAAGTTAGTCAATCTCCACTTTTCTTTTGGGGAACAAGTACGCCATGAAGCTAATTCAAGTTTTTCAACTAACTGTGGTGTTCAGTCTACATGTGGCCTTATAGAAGATGGAAATGGGTGTGCTCCAGCACAAGTTGTCAATGTCATCGGGTGAAGGCCAGACGAGGGAGATGTTGAAGCAGATCGGATGGAATTTGAGGGAGGAGGCGAAGTTGTTGCCGCCTTTTGACGAATGCCCCATCCTAGAATAGAAATTCCTCATGAATATCATAGTGTGGAATTGTAGGGGCGCCTTGAAGCCCTCTTTTTAGAAGTATGTTAATGAGCTGGTCCACAACCATAATCCAGCTGTCTTAGTTGTAATGGAAACTCGGATTGGGGGTAAGAGGGCTAAGGAGAATACTGATAGAATTCCTTTTGATGGAGCTTTTTGTATGGAGACCATTAGGTATGCTGGTGGACTCTGGATGCTCTGGAATTTGGAAAGAGTGGAGGTCACACCATTGTCCAGTACTAAGCAGGAGATCCATGCGGTAGTTAAGGTACAAAACTCTAATTCTAGCTGGACGTTTACTGTTGTTTATGCTAGCCCTAGGACTGCTGAAAGATATATTTTGTGGAATAATTTATCTAAAGTGCATGAGCTTCATAATATGCCCTAGGTTTTAGCGGGTGACTTCAACGAACCTCTTATGGGTGAGGATAAGTTTGGGAGAAGAGCGGTGAGTGTTAATAGGTCACTTCTATTCAAACAATGCTTGGATAAGTGCAGTATGATATATATTGGATTTTTTGGGCCTCTGTTCACTTGGACTAATAGAAAGGACATTCATGCTTTAAAACAAGAAAGGATAGATAGATTTTTTGTTAACCCTAGCTGTTGTCTTCTGTTTTTGGAAGCAAAAGTGGTATacctagacatggcaaaacgggtcagAATTTTCTGACCCGACCCAACCTGAAAAATACCCGATCGGAACCCGATTTTTTTGACCCGAAGTAAAAACGGGTTGAATCGTGACCCAACCCAATTTTTACCGGTCAATccgacccgacccgaataaCCCGTGACCCGACccgttaaaaaaatatttaaattatatactGATATTAGGTGCATAAAGCACCTAAATacttcatataaatataattatataaaattataaactaataaaatattgaatcaATTGTCATGTCATGACAATTGACAACTCACAAGCATAGGCACAACACCTTACACTTACTGACTTACACCAACAGGTCCATGAGTCCATCCATCTGTCCAACACATTTGACATTACACAATGACAACATTGACAAGGCTTTGGCTGTATCACAAtcgttcaaaaaaaaaatctcattcaatgGTCATTGCCTCATTGGTCAATGCTTGCTACCTTCGGATTTTCCAAAGCCAAACAAAGACACTAACTCACTAAGTGACAAAATTCACAATACAATACAGGTTTACAAATCAGTTCAGTATTTCTTCAGCTttactctctcattttctcttgcGCCTCCGGCCTGCACAAACCTGAAAGTTCCTCTTTGGCTCTTTCTCAGTTCAGTACTTTAGTTTTACTCTCTGACAATGAACTACTAACATTGAAGACTTTTtccatcatgaatttatgattataaataatttttgttatgctcAAAACTGTCAGAATTGGAAGGATATTAACAAGTGGCATTAAGTGCAATTCATTtgcttaattgatttttttcattctctctaaacagattgtcattgatttgtttttttaattgaaaaaaaaaaattgtttgaaaaatataggtcaacccgacccgacccgcaACCCAATTGACCCGATTAAAAATGACCCATTTTGACCTGCAAACCTGATTGACCCGACTCGAACCCGATTCgaccgttttgccatgtctaggtACACCTTACAAGATGCTACTCAGACCATTGCCCTTTTTACTAGAGATGCATCCAagagggggtggggggggggggggggagaaaaaGACCTTTTAAGTTCCAAACATGTTGGTTGTCAGACCCTTCTTTTCCTAACATTGTGTCATGGGCTTGGAGCCAATCTGGTGTGCTAGTGGATGCTATTAGTAAATTCATAGAGGAGGCTACAAGGTGGACTAGAATGCAgtttggaaatatttttaatagaaggAAGAATATCATGGTGAGGCTAAATGGTATTCAGAGGGCCTTATCTATAAGGCCTTCATCCTTTCTCATCAACCTTGAAAATGAGCCGCTCAAAGATCTGGATGTGGTTCTTAACCAAGAGGAGGAGATATGGGCTTTACAATCTTGGGTCAAC comes from Castanea sativa cultivar Marrone di Chiusa Pesio chromosome 3, ASM4071231v1 and encodes:
- the LOC142629094 gene encoding uncharacterized protein LOC142629094, coding for METRIGGKRAKENTDRIPFDGAFCMETIRYAGGLWMLWNLERVEVTPLSSTKQEIHAVVKVLAGDFNEPLMGEDKFGRRAVSVNRSLLFKQCLDKCNPSFPNIVSWAWSQSGVLVDAISKFIEEATRWTRMQFGNIFNRRKNIMVRLNGIQRALSIRPSSFLINLENEPLKDLDVVLNQEEEIWALQSWVNWLVQGDRNIAFLPCVYFGEKEKESDFGDQGFSWGWIYEENTIKEFIRSGFNGVYTSSFFSVP